Proteins encoded in a region of the Plodia interpunctella isolate USDA-ARS_2022_Savannah chromosome 27, ilPloInte3.2, whole genome shotgun sequence genome:
- the LOC128681367 gene encoding uncharacterized protein LOC128681367 isoform X2, with protein MSVYNLFEGERKEPSFNGTIPAPWKAKSPAPSPRSSSPHSNSRIGEAIFNDYIDLVNSKSNISTDAKQSEPLDRPFDFFDDEEFAFGINLLNNNVACVGDNITKLIQMAQEPWPNDVKLFQPYEVEQILLPDNASCLAVQAFLKMCNLSFEVEMRWNAEFMSPSGRVPFIKCGAFVVSELEPIVQFAANKGVSLCGRLSTEEKAEMRAYMSLITNVLVNAELYISWLDEDTFNAVTRVRNSSVYPWPLGWLQTRGKRGAVAKRLKALHWHDKTLDQVLADVEQCCNSLSQRLGDRDFFFGTPTPLDALVFGHMRALLSANGPKAALMIKPITSSLLRHVLRMKNLTKMELTAQEDYLITQAIQLSRNRLSPTRTISEKSTRVRRSKLCIKKPSKEAMSRDVFGFKPFASKQIIIMTSKEGGITCEYDIKNIDPTDSRYDFIVEMIDDILDKVDEVSFVDTFTIYNEKCDFEVIDSPKDSDSNITATIDKKNVYLHTILEDCVDTNSIETNSVVSNSEDVIQIINDGDSDGIVNEKMLSPVVEVQIADPLENTDSSISIYFEAAK; from the exons atgagtGTCTACAATTTGTTTGAAGGGGAACGGAAGGAGCCATCGTTTAACGGTACAATACCTGCTCCATGGAAGGCTAAGTCGCCAGCGCCATCGCCCAGGTCTTCATCACCACACAGCAATAGCAGAATCGGAGAAGCAATATTCAATGACTACATAGACCTAGTAAATTCAAAGTCAAATATTTCTACGGACGCGAAACAAAGCGAACCTTTGGACAGACCGTTCGATTTTTTCGACGATGAAGAATTCGCTTTCGGGATCAATTTGTTGAACAATAATGTCGCATGTGTCGGTGATAACATTACGAAACTCATACAAATGG CACAGGAGCCATGGCCGAATGATGTGAAACTCTTCCAGCCATATGAAGTGGAACAGATCCTGCTCCCGGACAATGCTAGCTGTCTCGCAGTGCAGGCCTTCTTGAAG ATGTGCAATCTCTCATTCGAAGTAGAAATGAGATGGAACGCTGAATTTATGTCTCCATCAGGCCGAGTGCCTTTCATCAAATGTGGGGCATTTGTCGTGTCGGAGTTGGAGCCCATTGTACAGTTTGCTGCGAACAAGGGTGTCTCTCTATGCGGTAGACTGTCCACGGAGGAGAAGGCTGAGATGCGCGCGTATATGAGCTTGATCACAAATGTTCTAGTCAATGCAGAG CTGTACATATCGTGGTTGGACGAGGACACATTCAACGCGGTGACTCGCGTCCGCAACTCGTCGGTGTACCCGTGGCCGCTGGGCTGGCTGCAGACGCGCGGCAAGCGCGGCGCCGTCGCCAAGCGGCTGAAGGCGCTGCACTGGCACGACAAGACCCTGGACCAGGTGTTGGCTGAC gTAGAACAATGCTGCAACTCATTGAGCCAAAGACTCGGAGACAGAGATTTCTTTTTTGGAAC CCCCACCCCCCTAGACGCCCTAGTGTTCGGACACATGAGAGCTCTGCTCTCTGCCAACGGACCCAAAGCTGCTTTGATGATCAAACCGATCACAAGCTCGCTACTGCGCCATGTTTTGAGGATGAAGAATCTGACAAAAATGGAGCTAACG GCCCAAGAAGACTACCTGATAACCCAAGCGATTCAGTTGTCGCGCAACCGACTGTCCCCCACTCGGACTATATCTGAGAAGAGTACAAGAGTCAGACGATCGAAATTATGCATCAAGAAACCTAGCAAGGAGGCCATGTCCAGGGATGTCTTCG gtTTCAAGCCGTTCGCGtccaaacaaataataattatgacatcAAAAGAAGGCGGGATAACCTGCGAATACGATATCAAAAACATCGACCCTACCGACTCTCGTTACGACTTCATAGTCGAAATGATCGATGATATTCTCGATAAGGTCGATGAAGTGTCATTCGTTGACACGTTCACCATTTACAACGAGAAATGCGATTTCGAAGTAATCGATAGTCCAAAAGATTCTGATTCGAATATCACAGCGACTATCGATAAAAAGAACGTTTATTTGCATACGATCTTGGAAGATTGCGTCGATACGAACTCGATTGAGACTAATTCTGTTGTGTCTAATTCTGAAGACGTTATACAGATAATAAATGATGGTGATAGTGACGGGATTGTCAATGAGAAAATGTTATCCCCAGTTGTTGAAGTACAAATTGCGGATCCGCTTGAGAATACTGATTCCAG CATCTCAATCTACTTTGAAGCTGCCAAGTGA
- the LOC128681367 gene encoding uncharacterized protein LOC128681367 isoform X1 gives MSVYNLFEGERKEPSFNGTIPAPWKAKSPAPSPRSSSPHSNSRIGEAIFNDYIDLVNSKSNISTDAKQSEPLDRPFDFFDDEEFAFGINLLNNNVACVGDNITKLIQMAQEPWPNDVKLFQPYEVEQILLPDNASCLAVQAFLKMCNLSFEVEMRWNAEFMSPSGRVPFIKCGAFVVSELEPIVQFAANKGVSLCGRLSTEEKAEMRAYMSLITNVLVNAELYISWLDEDTFNAVTRVRNSSVYPWPLGWLQTRGKRGAVAKRLKALHWHDKTLDQVLADVEQCCNSLSQRLGDRDFFFGTPTPLDALVFGHMRALLSANGPKAALMIKPITSSLLRHVLRMKNLTKMELTAQEDYLITQAIQLSRNRLSPTRTISEKSTRVRRSKLCIKKPSKEAMSRDVFGFKPFASKQIIIMTSKEGGITCEYDIKNIDPTDSRYDFIVEMIDDILDKVDEVSFVDTFTIYNEKCDFEVIDSPKDSDSNITATIDKKNVYLHTILEDCVDTNSIETNSVVSNSEDVIQIINDGDSDGIVNEKMLSPVVEVQIADPLENTDSSVHKSETKVNVSMCSSKERLSVKSDSISTPKRSASQSTLKLPSDEEMSVQSLLKYLRNRNTYGFYLDADID, from the exons atgagtGTCTACAATTTGTTTGAAGGGGAACGGAAGGAGCCATCGTTTAACGGTACAATACCTGCTCCATGGAAGGCTAAGTCGCCAGCGCCATCGCCCAGGTCTTCATCACCACACAGCAATAGCAGAATCGGAGAAGCAATATTCAATGACTACATAGACCTAGTAAATTCAAAGTCAAATATTTCTACGGACGCGAAACAAAGCGAACCTTTGGACAGACCGTTCGATTTTTTCGACGATGAAGAATTCGCTTTCGGGATCAATTTGTTGAACAATAATGTCGCATGTGTCGGTGATAACATTACGAAACTCATACAAATGG CACAGGAGCCATGGCCGAATGATGTGAAACTCTTCCAGCCATATGAAGTGGAACAGATCCTGCTCCCGGACAATGCTAGCTGTCTCGCAGTGCAGGCCTTCTTGAAG ATGTGCAATCTCTCATTCGAAGTAGAAATGAGATGGAACGCTGAATTTATGTCTCCATCAGGCCGAGTGCCTTTCATCAAATGTGGGGCATTTGTCGTGTCGGAGTTGGAGCCCATTGTACAGTTTGCTGCGAACAAGGGTGTCTCTCTATGCGGTAGACTGTCCACGGAGGAGAAGGCTGAGATGCGCGCGTATATGAGCTTGATCACAAATGTTCTAGTCAATGCAGAG CTGTACATATCGTGGTTGGACGAGGACACATTCAACGCGGTGACTCGCGTCCGCAACTCGTCGGTGTACCCGTGGCCGCTGGGCTGGCTGCAGACGCGCGGCAAGCGCGGCGCCGTCGCCAAGCGGCTGAAGGCGCTGCACTGGCACGACAAGACCCTGGACCAGGTGTTGGCTGAC gTAGAACAATGCTGCAACTCATTGAGCCAAAGACTCGGAGACAGAGATTTCTTTTTTGGAAC CCCCACCCCCCTAGACGCCCTAGTGTTCGGACACATGAGAGCTCTGCTCTCTGCCAACGGACCCAAAGCTGCTTTGATGATCAAACCGATCACAAGCTCGCTACTGCGCCATGTTTTGAGGATGAAGAATCTGACAAAAATGGAGCTAACG GCCCAAGAAGACTACCTGATAACCCAAGCGATTCAGTTGTCGCGCAACCGACTGTCCCCCACTCGGACTATATCTGAGAAGAGTACAAGAGTCAGACGATCGAAATTATGCATCAAGAAACCTAGCAAGGAGGCCATGTCCAGGGATGTCTTCG gtTTCAAGCCGTTCGCGtccaaacaaataataattatgacatcAAAAGAAGGCGGGATAACCTGCGAATACGATATCAAAAACATCGACCCTACCGACTCTCGTTACGACTTCATAGTCGAAATGATCGATGATATTCTCGATAAGGTCGATGAAGTGTCATTCGTTGACACGTTCACCATTTACAACGAGAAATGCGATTTCGAAGTAATCGATAGTCCAAAAGATTCTGATTCGAATATCACAGCGACTATCGATAAAAAGAACGTTTATTTGCATACGATCTTGGAAGATTGCGTCGATACGAACTCGATTGAGACTAATTCTGTTGTGTCTAATTCTGAAGACGTTATACAGATAATAAATGATGGTGATAGTGACGGGATTGTCAATGAGAAAATGTTATCCCCAGTTGTTGAAGTACAAATTGCGGATCCGCTTGAGAATACTGATTCCAG TGTGCATAAGTCGGAGACGAAGGTGAATGTTAGCATGTGTAGCAGCAAAGAGCGACTTTCTGTTAAGTCTGACTCTATCTCTACGCCTAAACGCTCag CATCTCAATCTACTTTGAAGCTGCCAAGTGATGAAGAGATGAGCGTTCAGAGCCTCTTGAAGTATCTGCGTAACAGGAATACATACGGTTTCTACCTCGACGCGGACATCGACTGA
- the LOC128681367 gene encoding uncharacterized protein LOC128681367 isoform X3, with the protein MPEYNLKESIITSLTAQEPWPNDVKLFQPYEVEQILLPDNASCLAVQAFLKMCNLSFEVEMRWNAEFMSPSGRVPFIKCGAFVVSELEPIVQFAANKGVSLCGRLSTEEKAEMRAYMSLITNVLVNAELYISWLDEDTFNAVTRVRNSSVYPWPLGWLQTRGKRGAVAKRLKALHWHDKTLDQVLADVEQCCNSLSQRLGDRDFFFGTPTPLDALVFGHMRALLSANGPKAALMIKPITSSLLRHVLRMKNLTKMELTAQEDYLITQAIQLSRNRLSPTRTISEKSTRVRRSKLCIKKPSKEAMSRDVFGFKPFASKQIIIMTSKEGGITCEYDIKNIDPTDSRYDFIVEMIDDILDKVDEVSFVDTFTIYNEKCDFEVIDSPKDSDSNITATIDKKNVYLHTILEDCVDTNSIETNSVVSNSEDVIQIINDGDSDGIVNEKMLSPVVEVQIADPLENTDSSVHKSETKVNVSMCSSKERLSVKSDSISTPKRSASQSTLKLPSDEEMSVQSLLKYLRNRNTYGFYLDADID; encoded by the exons ATGCCTGAGTATAATCTTAAAGAATCTATAATAACTTCATTGACTG CACAGGAGCCATGGCCGAATGATGTGAAACTCTTCCAGCCATATGAAGTGGAACAGATCCTGCTCCCGGACAATGCTAGCTGTCTCGCAGTGCAGGCCTTCTTGAAG ATGTGCAATCTCTCATTCGAAGTAGAAATGAGATGGAACGCTGAATTTATGTCTCCATCAGGCCGAGTGCCTTTCATCAAATGTGGGGCATTTGTCGTGTCGGAGTTGGAGCCCATTGTACAGTTTGCTGCGAACAAGGGTGTCTCTCTATGCGGTAGACTGTCCACGGAGGAGAAGGCTGAGATGCGCGCGTATATGAGCTTGATCACAAATGTTCTAGTCAATGCAGAG CTGTACATATCGTGGTTGGACGAGGACACATTCAACGCGGTGACTCGCGTCCGCAACTCGTCGGTGTACCCGTGGCCGCTGGGCTGGCTGCAGACGCGCGGCAAGCGCGGCGCCGTCGCCAAGCGGCTGAAGGCGCTGCACTGGCACGACAAGACCCTGGACCAGGTGTTGGCTGAC gTAGAACAATGCTGCAACTCATTGAGCCAAAGACTCGGAGACAGAGATTTCTTTTTTGGAAC CCCCACCCCCCTAGACGCCCTAGTGTTCGGACACATGAGAGCTCTGCTCTCTGCCAACGGACCCAAAGCTGCTTTGATGATCAAACCGATCACAAGCTCGCTACTGCGCCATGTTTTGAGGATGAAGAATCTGACAAAAATGGAGCTAACG GCCCAAGAAGACTACCTGATAACCCAAGCGATTCAGTTGTCGCGCAACCGACTGTCCCCCACTCGGACTATATCTGAGAAGAGTACAAGAGTCAGACGATCGAAATTATGCATCAAGAAACCTAGCAAGGAGGCCATGTCCAGGGATGTCTTCG gtTTCAAGCCGTTCGCGtccaaacaaataataattatgacatcAAAAGAAGGCGGGATAACCTGCGAATACGATATCAAAAACATCGACCCTACCGACTCTCGTTACGACTTCATAGTCGAAATGATCGATGATATTCTCGATAAGGTCGATGAAGTGTCATTCGTTGACACGTTCACCATTTACAACGAGAAATGCGATTTCGAAGTAATCGATAGTCCAAAAGATTCTGATTCGAATATCACAGCGACTATCGATAAAAAGAACGTTTATTTGCATACGATCTTGGAAGATTGCGTCGATACGAACTCGATTGAGACTAATTCTGTTGTGTCTAATTCTGAAGACGTTATACAGATAATAAATGATGGTGATAGTGACGGGATTGTCAATGAGAAAATGTTATCCCCAGTTGTTGAAGTACAAATTGCGGATCCGCTTGAGAATACTGATTCCAG TGTGCATAAGTCGGAGACGAAGGTGAATGTTAGCATGTGTAGCAGCAAAGAGCGACTTTCTGTTAAGTCTGACTCTATCTCTACGCCTAAACGCTCag CATCTCAATCTACTTTGAAGCTGCCAAGTGATGAAGAGATGAGCGTTCAGAGCCTCTTGAAGTATCTGCGTAACAGGAATACATACGGTTTCTACCTCGACGCGGACATCGACTGA
- the LOC128681367 gene encoding uncharacterized protein LOC128681367 isoform X4 encodes MKEEQNLIFAQEPWPNDVKLFQPYEVEQILLPDNASCLAVQAFLKMCNLSFEVEMRWNAEFMSPSGRVPFIKCGAFVVSELEPIVQFAANKGVSLCGRLSTEEKAEMRAYMSLITNVLVNAELYISWLDEDTFNAVTRVRNSSVYPWPLGWLQTRGKRGAVAKRLKALHWHDKTLDQVLADVEQCCNSLSQRLGDRDFFFGTPTPLDALVFGHMRALLSANGPKAALMIKPITSSLLRHVLRMKNLTKMELTAQEDYLITQAIQLSRNRLSPTRTISEKSTRVRRSKLCIKKPSKEAMSRDVFGFKPFASKQIIIMTSKEGGITCEYDIKNIDPTDSRYDFIVEMIDDILDKVDEVSFVDTFTIYNEKCDFEVIDSPKDSDSNITATIDKKNVYLHTILEDCVDTNSIETNSVVSNSEDVIQIINDGDSDGIVNEKMLSPVVEVQIADPLENTDSSVHKSETKVNVSMCSSKERLSVKSDSISTPKRSASQSTLKLPSDEEMSVQSLLKYLRNRNTYGFYLDADID; translated from the exons ATGAAAGAAGAACAGAATCTAATTTTCg CACAGGAGCCATGGCCGAATGATGTGAAACTCTTCCAGCCATATGAAGTGGAACAGATCCTGCTCCCGGACAATGCTAGCTGTCTCGCAGTGCAGGCCTTCTTGAAG ATGTGCAATCTCTCATTCGAAGTAGAAATGAGATGGAACGCTGAATTTATGTCTCCATCAGGCCGAGTGCCTTTCATCAAATGTGGGGCATTTGTCGTGTCGGAGTTGGAGCCCATTGTACAGTTTGCTGCGAACAAGGGTGTCTCTCTATGCGGTAGACTGTCCACGGAGGAGAAGGCTGAGATGCGCGCGTATATGAGCTTGATCACAAATGTTCTAGTCAATGCAGAG CTGTACATATCGTGGTTGGACGAGGACACATTCAACGCGGTGACTCGCGTCCGCAACTCGTCGGTGTACCCGTGGCCGCTGGGCTGGCTGCAGACGCGCGGCAAGCGCGGCGCCGTCGCCAAGCGGCTGAAGGCGCTGCACTGGCACGACAAGACCCTGGACCAGGTGTTGGCTGAC gTAGAACAATGCTGCAACTCATTGAGCCAAAGACTCGGAGACAGAGATTTCTTTTTTGGAAC CCCCACCCCCCTAGACGCCCTAGTGTTCGGACACATGAGAGCTCTGCTCTCTGCCAACGGACCCAAAGCTGCTTTGATGATCAAACCGATCACAAGCTCGCTACTGCGCCATGTTTTGAGGATGAAGAATCTGACAAAAATGGAGCTAACG GCCCAAGAAGACTACCTGATAACCCAAGCGATTCAGTTGTCGCGCAACCGACTGTCCCCCACTCGGACTATATCTGAGAAGAGTACAAGAGTCAGACGATCGAAATTATGCATCAAGAAACCTAGCAAGGAGGCCATGTCCAGGGATGTCTTCG gtTTCAAGCCGTTCGCGtccaaacaaataataattatgacatcAAAAGAAGGCGGGATAACCTGCGAATACGATATCAAAAACATCGACCCTACCGACTCTCGTTACGACTTCATAGTCGAAATGATCGATGATATTCTCGATAAGGTCGATGAAGTGTCATTCGTTGACACGTTCACCATTTACAACGAGAAATGCGATTTCGAAGTAATCGATAGTCCAAAAGATTCTGATTCGAATATCACAGCGACTATCGATAAAAAGAACGTTTATTTGCATACGATCTTGGAAGATTGCGTCGATACGAACTCGATTGAGACTAATTCTGTTGTGTCTAATTCTGAAGACGTTATACAGATAATAAATGATGGTGATAGTGACGGGATTGTCAATGAGAAAATGTTATCCCCAGTTGTTGAAGTACAAATTGCGGATCCGCTTGAGAATACTGATTCCAG TGTGCATAAGTCGGAGACGAAGGTGAATGTTAGCATGTGTAGCAGCAAAGAGCGACTTTCTGTTAAGTCTGACTCTATCTCTACGCCTAAACGCTCag CATCTCAATCTACTTTGAAGCTGCCAAGTGATGAAGAGATGAGCGTTCAGAGCCTCTTGAAGTATCTGCGTAACAGGAATACATACGGTTTCTACCTCGACGCGGACATCGACTGA
- the LOC128681373 gene encoding uncharacterized protein LOC128681373, with the protein MSKFNTSVENFLTLSFAVVSGCNTHTGSDRMRTTQIAQYALRLTYSQPASREKMMSRSALALAAIGLGLSTFSVRQMILHQSRRI; encoded by the exons atgtcaaaattcaaTACATCAGTCGAGAATTTTCTTACTCTTTCATTCGCGGTAGTCAGCGGGTGcaa CACACATACTGGTTCGGACAGGATGAGAACCACACAAATTGCCCAGTATGCACTAAGACTCACATATTCGCAG CCAGCGAGTCGTGAGAAGATGATGTCTCGATCTGCGCTGGCGCTCGCCGCTATTGGTCTAGGACTTTCCACCTTCAGCGTCCGTCAAATGATCCTCCACCAGTCGAGACGAATCTAG